The genomic window CTCTAAGCGTAGGGAATTTGTCCTCTAGAGGCTGTGATCATTCTTTAAATCTATACAATCAGGGATTAGGATACAAAGGCTTTATAGGTCTCAGTGCCCCTTTGTTCTCCCACGTCCAGTGATTTATCAGGTATTATTAAAAACTGCAGGCAAGGGAGGGAGTGGTGTGTAGTAGAGAAATACAGAATCCTTCTGGATGTTACAATGAACCTTTGAAGTCCCAGTGAAGCTTCTTTAACAGTTGTCCATCTCATCTAAACTAGCACTCCGTTCAGGATCAGCCTCAGCCTCAAAGCCATTTCCATTGTATGAGTCATACTaaacatgttgttgttgttatagcagcataaacatgccCCATGCATGTACTagtaatgctgctggagtgacagtctttggccggatatagaTCTGGGTCcttccgataacgtagaacgGACTGTCGTGGGATAGACATAATCAGTTTTACTGCAAGAAGGACTTGTGTGACGGAACTTAAATGATCTCGTCACGTGTTGTCGCGCTTAGGTGCTTACAGAGACTATAAGACCTCCAATTGACCCAACTTTTACTTATACTATTTCTCGTGACGTGATAACATTGACATTTTTCTTAGTCATTGCTTTTTGACGTGGAAGAATCTCCAACATCAATGATCTAATGATCCATAAATCTGGGAGTGATGGAGGATGATGTACAAGGAATATCTGCTTGAGCTCGTTCGTACCTAAGACTGATACTAAGACTAAGACTTGAGCTAGTTCTTACCTAAgactacgtaaccggaacgacccagatttatatcctgccaacgactgtcacttcagcagcattcctcgtatatggatgggaatatttatgctgctacaacaacaacaacaacaataacagaacAAAGAAGCCTTTTGCAAGATTAAAGAGCTGAGCAATGATTTTAGTCCTTCacgaagtaaaaaaattttgcttgggTCACCGGGCATcgccttaaaaaatatattatttagttattattattatggcaATACAAAGATGTATAATAAGCCACTTTTTCTGGCTTAATTTTTCACTGGTGCTGTTTACAAATTCAGCCTTTCGCGTTGCTTCACATTTTCTCTACTTCCTCGAGTTCCTCCTTCTCATTGCTTTTAGTGGATTTCTGCGCTTTAGCCAATTCAAATAATCGTCTCGAATTGTCCCCGCAACTGTGACTCCTTAATAATCGCATGCAATTCTTTATCCTTCTGCGCGCGCATCTCATCGATGATACTCTCACTGAAACCGGGATCCTTGGCTGGATCGTTTAGACGTGcttttgtttttcgcttttttccAGCTTCGTTTAATTGCGGCATCTCGACGGCCAAGAGTGCACCGATTCGTTCTACGCTCATCACATCAGCATTGCCAATGGACTCCCAGCTATCGGTGCCAAACCAAATGGAGAGTGCGTCAGTGCAGTCGGTGACATGTGCACGAAACGGATTCGATGGACTGCCAAAGCCCAAATGGCTTATAGTGTCACGTAGTGTTTTGGCCAATTTGGGCATCTTGCTGGAATAGAAGAGCACACTGCCGCCAATGAGATGAGCCATTGCACGCAAACAATGGCAAATGCTTTGCTTCAGTTCGTGATCTAGAAAAGATAGAGAGCTTTAGGCGTACCTGGACGCTATTTAAATTTCAAGAAGCGTGTGGCATACACACCGAAATCTTTAAATAAATCATATTTGCCACCAACGATGATCAGCGGGAATGGCATCAAATCAAAGCTCTCCAATTCATTGTGATCCCGCTTGATGCGTTCCGCCATACGTTCACGATACGCCTGCTCTTCTTCCGCTTTCAATAGTTTATTGCTCGTGGCACGCAGAGCACGATAGATACGCTCCAAGTCCTGCCACACAAGATGCGGCTGCGATAGATCCAACATTATAATGGCCGAGAAATGTTCAAGCCCGTGTGTTTGTAGTGGCACTGAAATCAGTTGCTCGGCATTGTCCAATGCGCCAAGCTCCCAAACGTTCAGCACTTGTTTTTGTGTACCACTCGTGCGTCGCCCGTACGAATATTCCAAGGCGAGTGTGGGTCGTGGATTGTCGTCGCGATCGAAGAACTTATGCAGTACAGTGGATTTGCCCTATACAGCAGTGAGGATATGGAAAGTAAATAGAAGTGAAGGTGAGGATTGTCTGTAGCCTACTTACGACACTTTTACTGCCCAGTACGAAAACCGTGCGCTCCTTAGGGCCGCTCTCCGATTGTAAAGTGCGCAGTTGCTCCTCGGCCAATTTAATGGCGATTTCTTGTATAGTTTCACGTTTATCACCTGCTTGTGCGTTGTCacgtttttcaaacatttcttaGATTTGCTAAGGTGtagaattggaaaaatttaactttCATTTACTGAGGCCTGCAAAGTGAAAACGAAAACTCGTACTCGACTTTGTTATGCACTTTGGGCAGCTGTTCGGTGATATCGTTGCTATTGGAAACCACATTGTGGTGCTTTTGTGCATGTACAGGTGGTACCGTTAAGCGAGCGCTGTATTAGAAATgataaatttcgttttttaagtttcgaataaatatatatttttttaaataattctgtaCAGTTAGTACAGTTATTAGAAATAATGGCGGTTTCACGGCTTTTGGCCAACATTTCAGTCCATGAGGTTTGaaagaacatttttatatatccaTAAAATCATTCACATTGGTGACGTGTTTACCCGATGCGGCCAAAGAAATGATGACAAATTCACACGGATTGGAGCCTTTGGGAAAAATTGGACCGGAGAAATATGGTCGGAAATATCGGCTACTTAGTGACTCACATATGGAAAATACAGCCCTATTTCTGAAAAGACGTGACTGGTACTCCTAAGAGGAATCAAGGAGAATGGGTCGTTCTTGATTTAGTTGATGAATTGAAAAGGCGTAAAGAGCAAATTTTTCTCATCACACAGCCTTGATCAAAAACTATTGCAAGTGAATATAAACACAGCTGCAACCATATGTCAAAAAGGCCTATTTCTCCAAAGCTATTCTACGATATGAATAAACTTTTGCCTTTATTTTTGATACCTTATTTGTATATAAGTCACAAAAACAAGTGCACACTTGCCATGAGCATCTACTATTGCCAATGCCTCGAAAAAGTTACCCAAAATAACATCTATTCATAACTCAACGAAGGATGCCTTCCTGTTGACAAAATGCTGAGTTACTATAATTGCAAAGGTAAAAATAATCGTTGGACAATGGCCGTATTTTCACCATATTATAAcgggtttttattttaagagcttgagaacttaaaatgataacagaaaatgaaacagaaatatttttggaatacatttttttattataatctggtagataagttcatgaaattcatttttttggaatatgaaaaCCGGCTCTGACCGCCGCAGCTACGAATTATTTAgtattcgatcagtccaattttcgactactttttccatATGGTGGTTTGAATTTTGGCTTCCAATGCTTTGAGAGTTGCTGGTTTGTCAGCATTAACCAATGACTTAACATAGCCCCATAAAAAGTAATCCATAGGCGTTAAATTGCTCGAACGAGGTGGCTACGCTGTATGATAAGTTGCGCCTCTTGCTAGAACCAAAGTGCTCGCCCTTCACCGTAACAACAGCTTTTacttcatttcgaaagaaaacgGACCGGTGATGCTGCCAGCGTGTGAACCGTATCAAACAGTCAATTTTAATGGATGTGATGGTGGCTCATTAAGAATTTGAAACTGAAATATTTATGTGGGATAAGGGCAAACCTCTAATGAATAAACCACCTCCTCCTCACATGTCCCGATATCGCGGAACTAAGATTTAAATATCTTGCCTCTCACTTTTTGCTAAGCTAATCAGAGTGCATTTACTGTTGGGAAAATGTTTCTCATGAAAGCTCCAGCCTTTTGGGAAGCGAAATAAAACTTGCTTACATTTCAAAGAAGTTTAATACACATATCAGGAATCGAAAGAAAAGCTCCAGCTAAAATCTTACAGGAAaactaaagtaaatttttacattACAAATATTGTTTAGGGTGAAGTTTCAAAGGTCTTGAATACCCAAGCATATTCTTTGCTTTAAACGTCTAAGC from Anastrepha ludens isolate Willacy chromosome 5, idAnaLude1.1, whole genome shotgun sequence includes these protein-coding regions:
- the LOC128863756 gene encoding cytoplasmic dynein 2 light intermediate chain 1 is translated as MFEKRDNAQAGDKRETIQEIAIKLAEEQLRTLQSESGPKERTVFVLGSKSVGKSTVLHKFFDRDDNPRPTLALEYSYGRRTSGTQKQVLNVWELGALDNAEQLISVPLQTHGLEHFSAIIMLDLSQPHLVWQDLERIYRALRATSNKLLKAEEEQAYRERMAERIKRDHNELESFDLMPFPLIIVGGKYDLFKDFDHELKQSICHCLRAMAHLIGGSVLFYSSKMPKLAKTLRDTISHLGFGSPSNPFRAHVTDCTDALSIWFGTDSWESIGNADVMSVERIGALLAVEMPQLNEAGKKRKTKARLNDPAKDPGFSESIIDEMRAQKDKELHAIIKESQLRGQFETII